The following DNA comes from Dermacentor andersoni chromosome 2, qqDerAnde1_hic_scaffold, whole genome shotgun sequence.
TGTAGACCAATAATGGAGGCATTAAGTAATTAACATTCAAGTTGATTCAGGAAACATGTGAAGTTTAATACTACTACTGTAATTCATAATTGAAGCCAACCAGTACATAGGACAACCATTTGCTGAAAACCCTCTTTTCTAGCATGAGAGAGGTACAAGAATTAGATTAATGAGATGTGCTTGCCTGAGGCTGCTGAAACTTCACATTCTTTAGATATGGTTCATGTTGAACAGATATTGAAGCGCACTGATACCCAAACAAAAGGTTAAGGAAAACGTCAAACTTATAGCCTGGCACCTATAGTCTTCATGTTCCATAAAAATTTTTAGTCACATGAGGCACTGTCCAGCCTGCTTTTCTGTAACCTTTCGTGTGTGTGCTGGTGTGCTTCAAGACGTGCTCAACATGAACGCTAATCGGCTCTACTAGCCACTTTGTTTAGACATGGACCTCAAGCATTTCTACACATTTTCCTTGTGCTCCAATTTAGCCAAcctcaaaaaaatttacctttgCACCACTCATTGACGGTGGACATCACCACTATCCATTAGGAAATGTCATTCTTTCAGgcattatttatatttattttttttcattgtgggAAATAGGTGATAATCTGCCATACATTACAAGGCCTGGCAATTAAGGCAAGCATGGCAACAGTTCGAGCCCACAAGTCTTGATTGCTTCCATGAAACAGCCTGCTCATAAGGCAGGGTGTACTGTCCTGGAGGGAAATGACCTCATGCTCAAGCTTTCAAGAATGCTTCTTCGCAGGGGCCCAACATTAAAATGGCCCACATCTAGGGTAAGCGCCTCACAGACACTTGAAACTTGTTTAAAAAGTATGAGAAATACTTCGCCCATGCTAACGAAAAAAGTTGTCCAACTTTCAGTGATTGATTCGCATTTATGAGGGAAAGTTTTTATCTATAaaccatgcacatacacatatGAAACGGAATGTATGGGCATTCAAGTTGGCATATTGCCGCACGGAGGAGAGATCTGTGCATGGATCAGCTCGGAAGCTCTCACCTGGGGTCTGCACCCATCCGCGGTCTCTGCGCGTGCCTTCGCGCGCTCTGACCCGGACAGTAAACGTGGGGCAGGCGAAAGTCTCCCGGAAGTACTCGATGTCACTCTCCCGCCGGGCGTCGCTCACCATCCACACAGGAAACTCGGGCCGGCCCCTCTTCTTGACCGCCAGGCGGCAGAAGAAGGACAAGTCCTGGTTGCGTTTCTCCTCGCCCCACGCAACCATCTTGGCGCGGTACAGCTCCTTGTAGTCGGACGAGTCGAGGAGTCGATTGTAGTCGAGGTTGTGCTCCTGCACCATGTAAGGGGAATATGTGGCCTGCTGCGATCCAGTCAGATTGACCCCGAGTCGCAGCCACAACCAGGAACCCAGCTGGACTCTTGATGGACTAGGAGTCGCTTCAAGTAATGTCTGCCATACAAAGTAATTTTGATCCTACACGCCTTCTAACAATAATTTGGACCATGGTGCATGGGACAATTCAGCACAGAAATGCCAGCAAACGGGAAGAaacccaaaaaaaaaaggacacaagGAAAACAGACAAGGAACATAGATTGCTAGTAGATTGTGTCTTCCTAACGTTTTCTATGTCCTTCCCGTTTTCTGGCAATCCCTTACGTAATAGCATGTACCAATTCGCTCAAAATGCCACTTATGAAAACAAGGGACAATTATTGGTAGAACTTAAGCCTCAAAGCGTGCAAAACCGAAGTTAACCTGCAGTGCGGGTAGACACATCGAGTGCAATGGAAGCGTATATGTGTACGGGATCGAAAATAGGCGCACTTGAATGGTGTGTAGCAATGCTCGATCTGCGCCGAGTTTGATAACAGTGAGCTGTAGTTCTATGTACGTTTATGCAAGTAGCTGAACCGAGCCCTCTCGGttgtgtaatcttccttcgtgtaattgtcgcatacttagTTGTCACAATActgcagcccccccccctttctctctctttttgtgagTTCGAGTATAAGTGCTGCTGCACATGACTGATGAttattctgatttcgagtgaattcgGCTTggtctcatttcggttactgagtgaattatagcgttccccaattatcatgcacaaagacttaaagaaagagcagttgcATTACTCGAAGAACACCtactgcatattgtttccagtacagtggagtagccgccagtaattcttttgctactgagatttaattcagtAATTGCAGTTATTATATCTAACTCGAGAAATACTatcataattttcaaagtgtcaatgaggcatttgtaggcaccccaaaatgacatctaaatgCGGTGTCTCTCAAGGCCagctgatcacattgataacaaaagccccttcatAATGCGGCCAAAGTGCCGCTCTGACCACATACAAAATGCGAAAAGGAATGGAATAGGCATAGAATTTTTCAAAATCACCGcactgctcgcaccgcatcgaaagagtgcgcgcgaagctatatttcgcgccagaaacttgcttcagaccaaagccaaattaaagtgaccattttatttttcatgaaagtgtacacgtgctacaaaaacaggttcgtgtcaaaaaatataagcaaaataaatagaccgggaagcgaccaacgtaTAGAGACAAGGCAAAACcgagaccgggaagcgaccaacgtgtagagacaaggcaaaaccgatgcgttcaagaaagtaaatataccacttctaaatgagccgaactGGCAACCAGGATGtccgcacacaaaaaaaagcatcagatttcagtgtgcccttattatctacgaattcgtaagctccgttgaacatcagcctaaAGGAGATGTTCGAATCAGCCTCCTTTTGTGGCTACCCAGTACTGTGTCCATTTTATCaaatcttcagtggctttcttgatgaccgatgtTGGAATTCTACGACAGACGTCCGTtctccttgccttgaactaatctgacgtccgtctcgatcatgtaagcacgatctttcacataacctcaaagaaagaaatcgagtagagagaggtcaggtgacctggCTGGCCACTTTACTGGCCCGTGCTTCCGATCTGTTGCACATGAatagtcgcatccagccagtttcgtgctcagctgctgctgtgtgctggtgccccaccttgctgataccacagaagtggaagacatgatagcgggacttcgctgagaaactcatccaccaatTGTTCAAGGATTTCGTCTACCTa
Coding sequences within:
- the Pmvk gene encoding phosphomevalonate kinase isoform X2, whose protein sequence is MAENPKVILVFSGKRKSGKDYITETLRKRIGDDKCAILRLSEPIKEAYAKEHNLDYNRLLDSSDYKELYRAKMVAWGEEKRNQDLSFFCRLAVKKRGRPEFPVWMVSDARRESDIEYFRETFACPTFTVRVRAREGTRRDRGWVQTPGIDDATTECGLDHVDNWDFVINNNDDDNLEGQLESVLQAVHEHCS